In Deltaproteobacteria bacterium, the sequence GCACGCGCGACGCGCCGACGCCGACGAACATCTCGACGAAGTCGGAACCCGAAATCGAGAAGAACGGAACGCCCGCCTCGCCCGCGATCGCCCTGGCGAGCAGCGTCTTGCCGGTGCCCGGCGCGCCGACGAGCAACACGCCCTTGGGGATGCGCCCGCCGATCTTGGTGAAGCGCTTGGGATCGCGCAGGAACTCAATGATCTCGGCGAGCTCGTCCTTCGATTCGTCGATGCCCGCCACATCCTTGAAGGTCACTTTGTTCTGCTTGCCGGTCACGAGGCGCGCGCGGCTCTTGCCGAAGCTCATGGCTTTGCCGCCCGAGCCCTGCAACTGACGCATGAAGAAGATGAAGATCCCGATGATGAGGATCATCGGCAGCCA encodes:
- a CDS encoding AAA family ATPase, which gives rise to MILIIGIFIFFMRQLQGSGGKAMSFGKSRARLVTGKQNKVTFKDVAGIDESKDELAEIIEFLRDPKRFTKIGGRIPKGVLLVGAPGTGKTLLARAIAGEAGVPFFSISGSDFVEMFVGVGASRV